A genome region from Yoonia vestfoldensis includes the following:
- a CDS encoding DNA topology modulation protein FlaR, with amino-acid sequence MKKVIITGSNGVGKSHFAAKLALARPEVPVISFDAIKLQKDWRQRPRAEIDAALAEALEKEAWILEGGPSLLAQAVEKADVLVWLDPPEHVRAWRLATRPWKHRGKTRSELPPGNIDWPWQQYKFAIRSLKNRSKFRTYISDVFGSADGPQKWRCRNENDRNEVITRWAKASI; translated from the coding sequence TTGAAAAAGGTAATCATCACTGGATCAAACGGTGTCGGGAAAAGCCACTTCGCTGCAAAGTTAGCTTTGGCCCGACCAGAAGTTCCTGTGATCTCTTTCGATGCGATCAAGCTCCAGAAGGACTGGCGTCAACGCCCACGCGCTGAGATAGATGCTGCTCTGGCGGAAGCGCTTGAAAAAGAGGCGTGGATACTTGAAGGCGGCCCAAGTCTTTTGGCTCAAGCTGTTGAGAAGGCTGACGTTTTGGTTTGGCTGGACCCTCCAGAACATGTCAGGGCGTGGCGGCTTGCTACCCGCCCGTGGAAACATCGTGGCAAGACCAGATCAGAACTTCCACCCGGCAACATTGATTGGCCGTGGCAGCAATACAAATTCGCCATTCGCAGTCTCAAGAATAGATCGAAGTTCCGCACTTACATCTCAGACGTTTTCGGTAGCGCAGATGGACCGCAAAAGTGGCGATGCCGCAACGAAAAC
- the tig gene encoding trigger factor, with the protein MQVTETLNEGLKRGYAITVTAAELDAKVEEKLKEAQPTIEMKGFRKGKVPMALLRKQYGERLMGEAMQDSIDSAVRAHLDATGDRPAAQPEMKMSNPDWTPGDDVQVDVSYEKLPEIPAVDFAKITIDRMVVKADDAAVQEALDNLAASPQAVSYEAKKTQAKKDDQVVLDFVGKVDGEAFEGGSAEDYPLVLGSNSFIPGFEDGLLKVKAGEVKDVEVTFPAEYQADHLAGKTAVFTCTIKEVRAPKTPEINDELATKFGAEDLATLKTQIADRLEAEYSGASRALAKRALLDQLDGVVSFDLPAALVEAEANQIAHQLWHEENPEVQGHDHPEITPTEEHKSLAERRVKLGLLLADIGQKAEVKVTDQEMTQAIMNQARQYPGQERQFFEFVQQNAQFRQQLQAPMFEDKVVDHILAAATVTEKEVSKDDLQKAVEKLEEE; encoded by the coding sequence ATGCAGGTCACCGAGACCCTGAACGAAGGCCTCAAGCGCGGCTATGCCATCACCGTCACCGCGGCGGAACTGGACGCGAAGGTTGAAGAAAAGCTCAAAGAAGCGCAGCCAACCATCGAGATGAAAGGCTTTCGCAAGGGCAAGGTCCCGATGGCGCTGCTGCGCAAGCAATATGGCGAGCGTCTGATGGGCGAAGCCATGCAGGACAGCATCGATTCTGCTGTGCGCGCGCATCTGGATGCGACAGGCGACCGGCCCGCAGCCCAGCCCGAGATGAAGATGTCGAACCCCGATTGGACGCCCGGCGATGATGTGCAGGTCGATGTGTCCTATGAAAAGCTGCCCGAGATCCCTGCCGTGGATTTCGCCAAGATCACGATCGACCGCATGGTCGTAAAGGCCGATGATGCCGCCGTGCAGGAAGCGCTGGACAATCTGGCCGCATCGCCGCAGGCCGTGTCCTATGAAGCCAAGAAAACCCAAGCGAAAAAGGACGATCAGGTCGTTCTGGATTTCGTGGGCAAGGTTGATGGCGAAGCCTTTGAAGGCGGTTCCGCCGAAGATTACCCGCTGGTGCTGGGGTCCAATTCCTTTATCCCCGGCTTTGAAGACGGGTTGCTGAAGGTCAAGGCCGGCGAGGTCAAGGATGTCGAGGTGACCTTCCCCGCGGAATATCAGGCCGATCATCTGGCCGGCAAGACAGCCGTCTTTACCTGCACGATCAAAGAAGTCCGCGCGCCCAAAACGCCCGAGATCAATGACGAGCTGGCCACGAAATTCGGCGCCGAGGATCTGGCCACGCTCAAGACCCAGATCGCCGACCGGCTGGAGGCTGAATATAGCGGTGCCTCGCGCGCGCTGGCCAAACGCGCCTTGCTGGATCAGCTTGATGGCGTCGTCAGCTTTGATCTGCCCGCCGCTTTGGTCGAGGCCGAAGCCAACCAGATCGCGCATCAACTGTGGCACGAGGAAAACCCCGAGGTGCAGGGCCATGATCACCCCGAGATCACGCCCACCGAAGAGCATAAATCCTTGGCCGAACGCCGCGTGAAACTGGGCCTGTTGCTGGCCGATATCGGCCAGAAGGCCGAGGTGAAGGTCACCGATCAGGAAATGACCCAAGCCATCATGAACCAGGCCCGCCAATATCCCGGCCAGGAACGCCAGTTCTTTGAATTCGTGCAGCAGAACGCACAATTCCGCCAGCAATTGCAGGCCCCGATGTTCGAGGACAAGGTTGTCGACCATATCCTTGCCGCCGCGACCGTGACGGAAAAAGAAGTCAGCAAGGACGATCTGCAAAAAGCGGTCGAAAAGCTGGAAGAAGAATAA